In a genomic window of Glycine max cultivar Williams 82 chromosome 13, Glycine_max_v4.0, whole genome shotgun sequence:
- the LOC100499830 gene encoding adenine nucleotide alpha hydrolases-like superfamily protein, with protein sequence MQQSSASGSLMKQLSVKEAWKSTSSRWSGKDKYSSVGGGSIEGYEASLSQLEGFAMYGNEDNNGVMMGKKRVMVVVDHTSHSEHAMMWALTHVANKGDLLTLLHVVPTHRGSESSSSTYLVNHLGSLCKDCKPEVEVEALVIQGPKLATVMNQVKKLEVSVLVLGQKKPSSLLSCLCGRNSISSSEEFAEHCINNAECLTVGVRKRSQGNNGYLISTRWQKNFWLLA encoded by the exons ATGCAACAAAGTTCAGCTTCAGGGTCATTGATGAAGCAATTGAGTGTGAAGGAGGCTTGGAAATCAACATCAAGTAGGTGGAGTGGGAAGGACAAGTATAGTAGTGTTGGAGGAGGGAGCATTGAAGGGTATGAAGCAAGTTTGAGCCAACTGGAAGGTTTTGCTATGTATGGGAATGAGGACAATAATGGAGTGATGATGGGGAAGAAGAgagtgatggtggtggtggatcacACTTCTCATTCTGAGCATGCAATGATGTGGGCACTCACTCATGTAGCTAATAAGGGTGATTTGCTCACTTTGCTTCATGTTGTTCCGACTCATAGGGGTTCTGAATCTTCTAGCTCTACCTATCTTGTCAATCATCTTGGTTCACTTTGCAAAGATTGCAAGCCAGAG GTGGAAGTGGAAGCACTTGTAATCCAAGGACCAAAACTGGCCACAGTGATGAACCAAGTGAAGAAGCTGGAGGTTTCTGTCTTGGTATTGGGCCAAAAGAAGCCCTCTTCTCTTCTTAGCTg TCTGTGTGGAAGAAACAGTATCAGCAGCTCGGAGGAGTTTGCTGAGCACTGCATCAACAATGCAGAATGCTTGACAGTAGGAGTAAGGAAGAGAAGCCAAGGCAACAATGGCTACCTCATCAGCACAAGGTGGCAGAAGAACTTCTGGTTACTGGCTTAA
- the LOC100499830 gene encoding adenine nucleotide alpha hydrolases-like superfamily protein isoform X1, translating into MQQSSASGSLMKQLSVKEAWKSTSSRWSGKDKYSSVGGGSIEGYEASLSQLEGFAMYGNEDNNGVMMGKKRVMVVVDHTSHSEHAMMWALTHVANKGDLLTLLHVVPTHRGSESSSSTYLVNHLGSLCKDCKPEVEVEALVIQGPKLATVMNQVKKLEVSVLVLGQKKPSSLLSCISSSEEFAEHCINNAECLTVGVRKRSQGNNGYLISTRWQKNFWLLA; encoded by the exons ATGCAACAAAGTTCAGCTTCAGGGTCATTGATGAAGCAATTGAGTGTGAAGGAGGCTTGGAAATCAACATCAAGTAGGTGGAGTGGGAAGGACAAGTATAGTAGTGTTGGAGGAGGGAGCATTGAAGGGTATGAAGCAAGTTTGAGCCAACTGGAAGGTTTTGCTATGTATGGGAATGAGGACAATAATGGAGTGATGATGGGGAAGAAGAgagtgatggtggtggtggatcacACTTCTCATTCTGAGCATGCAATGATGTGGGCACTCACTCATGTAGCTAATAAGGGTGATTTGCTCACTTTGCTTCATGTTGTTCCGACTCATAGGGGTTCTGAATCTTCTAGCTCTACCTATCTTGTCAATCATCTTGGTTCACTTTGCAAAGATTGCAAGCCAGAG GTGGAAGTGGAAGCACTTGTAATCCAAGGACCAAAACTGGCCACAGTGATGAACCAAGTGAAGAAGCTGGAGGTTTCTGTCTTGGTATTGGGCCAAAAGAAGCCCTCTTCTCTTCTTAGCTg TATCAGCAGCTCGGAGGAGTTTGCTGAGCACTGCATCAACAATGCAGAATGCTTGACAGTAGGAGTAAGGAAGAGAAGCCAAGGCAACAATGGCTACCTCATCAGCACAAGGTGGCAGAAGAACTTCTGGTTACTGGCTTAA
- the LOC100786532 gene encoding UDP-galactose transporter 1 has product MEEEVICQWSVFRSLLAILQWWAFNVTVIIINKWIFQKLDFKFPLSVSCIHFICSAIGGYVVIKVLKLKPLITVDPEDRWRRIFPMSFVFCINIVLGNVSLRYIPVSFMQTIKSFTPATTVVLQWLVWRKYFDWRIWASLIPIVGGILLTSVTELSFNAFGFCAALLGCLATSTKTILAESLLHGYKFDSINTVYYMAPFATMILAIPALLLEGNGVLEWLSTHPYPWSALIIIFSSGVLAFCLNFSIFYVIHSTTAVTFNVAGNLKVAVAVLVSWLIFRNPISYLNSVGCAVTLVGCTFYGYVRHMLSQQPPVPGTPRTPRTPRSKMELLPLVNDKLDDKV; this is encoded by the exons ATGGAAGAAGAGGTTATTTGCCAATGGAGCGTGTTTAGATCTCTCTTGGCAATACTTCAATGGTGGGCTTTCAATGTCACTGTCATTATCATCAACAAGTGGATCTTCCAG AAATTGGATTTCAAGTTTCCACTGTCGGTATCATGCATCCACTTTATCTGCTCAGCCATTGGAGGATATGTGGTGATTAAGGTGCTGAAGCTTAAACCACTGATAACTGTTGACCCTGAAGACCGCTGGAGAAGAATCTTTCCTATGTCATTTGTGTTCTGTATTAACATTGTGCTAGGGAATGTGAGCCTAAGATACATACCGGTTTCTTTTATGCAGACAATAAAATCATTCACCCCTGCAACAACAG TTGTTTTGCAATGGCTAGTTTGGAGGAAATATTTTGACTGGCGTATTTGGGCTTCTCTTATACCCATTGTTGGAGGGATTCTTCTCACATCTGTTACAGAGCTTAGCTTTAATGCATTTGGGTTTTGTGCTGCCTTACTTGGCTGTTTGGCTACATCTACAAAGACTATCCTTGCAGAGTCTCTGTTGCATGGATACAAATTTGATAG CATAAACACCGTTTATTACATGGCCCCTTTTGCAACCATGATCTTGGCAATACCAGCTTTGTTACTTGAAGGCAATGGAGTTCTTGAGTGGCTAAGTACTCATCCATATCCTTGGTCAGCTCTGATCATCATTTTCAGCTCAGGAGTTTTGGCATTTTGCCTTAACTTCTCCATTTTTTATGTGATTCATTCCACCACTGCTGTAACATTTAATGTTGCTGGAAACCTTAAG GTTGCTGTTGCTGTCCTTGTTTCTTGGCTAATTTTTAGGAACCCCATATCATATTTAAATTCTGTTGGATGTGCCGTGACACTTGTTGGATGTACATTCTATGGTTATGTGAGGCATATGCTCTCCCAACAGCCACCAGTTCCAGGAACTCCTCGTACACCAAGGACTCCTAGGAGTAAGATGGAGTTGCTTCCACTTGTAAATGACAAATTAGATGATAAGgtctaa